In Vigna unguiculata cultivar IT97K-499-35 chromosome 3, ASM411807v1, whole genome shotgun sequence, a single genomic region encodes these proteins:
- the LOC114176704 gene encoding protein SCAR1 isoform X3, translated as MPLVRLQVRNEFSLGQPELYREASREDPKAVLDGVAVAGLVGILRQLGDLADFAAEVFHGLQEQVLTTASRSHRLMVRVQNIEASLPALEKAVLAQTSHIHLAYTAGCEWHQRIKPAQNHFIYNDLPHFIMDSYEECREPPRVHLLDKFDTGGPGSCFRRYSDPTFFKRISADSDESYTEKTEKARKSHKSKKKRSRRNGEILRGEQRLSSSGRMQSVSSAINGRTSFSQTASTIDMRTKSDLEHYSNSFDSKSGAGYIECVFHPSDSVRSDEPDYKEPSSSRLTQKTDTLPSVSSHIEDRISHDLLEKRVASSTSGVTWDEKEEIVESKSQACDRDKTPERHVEKHDSDMNVNEDVTMTNIDHNHILFNEESNPKLVSNRVQTGDIDSEPDNYEDALNTIESESENDIDYITKREVQQFTSNDTHGNTEAPPNLLDNNLSDVISQTEYTAPINEETAKDLAEPLKDNHVLDLVSKPNASNLVSVSPSDSENLTRDATSVNREAFRDLPESLQDTPSLTSEPHASNLGPVSPSDVSDSEEMTRDPVSFNKETFGNLPDSLQEILPLTSKSNASDLGPGSPSDVLYSEEIARDTVSFNKETFIPDSLQEITPLTSEPHAFNLGSGSPLDFTCNEETTQDTVSLNKEMFSNLPEFMEEVPLCTSGPHASDLSSVTPSDGSVSKEIANTITESHPSRTPARELVPHTHENSVLDHSVCANTTYIGPTSVNDAVSTPIETNVSSFGSNSTTLPDEEAGKISSNICKYEETRKESLADHSVRFWTNGGLLGLEPSKPPDFNKSNSTSQGPLSTKGEPDGASGHNAMQKSDVYKEEQESTLAEVAEKILKGPTSRFITSGHVDDQACTSEKTNVNSLQSNGFGQTERNGSGEIRAIAPGSGLPAAPDTKDSTEPDQGNGENSSRVFGLSRRLLINSFQRKVSFDEKSEHYNSLKQVLLEQSGQNGIVEQSFPETNTFKEKAGSVYPMKLLPPSPPLEHMKISFHPIIGLETSKLKLKFPDGSNRHESVNDIFPSFQLVPESSIPLDGSVSHSDDDDTFCRSSPYISDDCRSPRSDYNSDQWESDETPGSSDHEVHDSPRRKSSTKSVSNDDTNVKSGNGTCTANGVEHSLSRPLLDFPSYDNVNPALEKESKKHSKFNNAVMLHGHAEPTAPPPPPPLPPNQWWVSKPQLDMTNETLHFISEDVELVNDHSLPDSTVFQQPRFTKLEQIQINHDDHESYENIIYKLKNKPDQKETNQLRMGKETDEREDFLYQIRTKAFNLRPTVTGKSNDATGPTANVKVTAILEKANAIRQVVASDDGEDDDNWSDT; from the exons ATGCCTCTGGTGAGGTTGCAGGTGAGGAATGAGTTCAGTTTGGGGCAGCCTGAGTTGTACAGAGAGGCCAGCAGAGAGGACCCTAAAGCTGTGTTGGATGGTGTGGCTGTGGCTGGTCTTGTTGGGATCTTGAGGCAACTCGGTGATCTTGCTGA tTTTGCGGCAGAGGTTTTTCATGGTCTGCAGGAGCAAGTATTGACAACAGCTTCCAGGAGTCATAGATTGATGGTTCGTGTTCAAAACATTGAAGCTTCACTACCTGCCTTGGAGAAGGCTGTTTTGGCACAAACAAGTCACATACATCTAGCTTACACTGCTG GTTGTGAATGGCATCAACGCATAAAACCTGCTCAAAATCATTTCATTTACAATGACTTGCCTCACTTTATTATGGATTCATATGAAGAATGTCGTGAACCTCCACGTGTACACTTGCTTGATAA ATTCGATACTGGTGGCCCAGGATCTTGTTTCAGGAGATACTCGGATCCAACCTTCTTTAAAAGAATATCCGCTGATTCAGATGAATCTTACACTGAGAAGACTGAGAAAGCAAGGAAATCTCATAAAAGCAAG AAGAAAAGGTCGCGAAGGAATGGAGAAATTTTGAGGGGTGAACAAAGGCTTAGCAGCAGtggcag AATGCAATCTGTTTCTTCTGCTATCAATGGGCGGACTTCTTTCTCCCAGACAGCCTCCACCATAGATATGAGAACGAAGTCAGATCTAGAACACTATTCAAATTCGTTTGATTCAAAGTCTGGTGCTGGCTACATTGAATGTGTTTTCCATCCGAGTGATTCTGTGCGATCTGATGAGCCAGATTATAAAGAACCATCCTCTAGTAGGCTGACACAGAAAACTGATACTCTTCCATCGGTATCTTCTCATATAGAGGATAGGATTTCACATGATTTGTTGGAAAAACGAGTTGCCTCTAGTACATCTGGTGTTACTTGGGATGAAAAGGAAGAGATAGTGGAATCTAAAAGTCAAGCTTGTGATAGAGATAAAACTCCAGAGCGGCATGTGGAAAAACATGACTCAGATATGAATGTGAATGAGGATGTTACCATGACAAATATTGACCACAATCATATCCTATTTAATGAAGAAAGCAACCCGAAACTAGTCTCCAACAGGGTTCAAACTGGTGATATTGACAGTGAACCTGATAATTACGAGGATGCTCTCAACACTATTGAATCAGAGTCTGAAAACGATATTGATTATATAACAAAACGAGAGGTTCAACAATTCACTTCAAATGACACTCACGGAAACACTGAAGCTCCTCCTAATTTACTGGACAATAATTTATCTGATGTCATTTCCCAGACTGAATATACTGCTCCCATAAATGAAGAAACAGCCAAGGATTTAGCGGAACCACTTAAAGATAATCATGTTCTCGATCTTGTATCAAAGCCAAATGCATCTAATTTGGTATCTGTAAGTCCATCAGACAGCGAAAACTTAACAAGAGACGCCACATCTGTCAACAGAGAAGCTTTCAGGGATTTGCCCGAGTCACTGCAAGATACTCCTTCTCTTACATCAGAGCCGCATGCATCTAATTTAGGACCTGTTAGTCCATCAGATGTTTCCGATAGTGAAGAAATGACCAGAGATCCAGTTTCCTTCAACAAAGAAACCTTTGGTAACTTGCCTGATTCATTACAAGAAATCCTTCCTCTCACATCAAAATCAAATGCATCTGATTTGGGACCGGGGAGTCCATCAGATGTTCTTTATAGTGAAGAAATTGCCAGAGACACTGTTTCCTTCAACAAAGAAACGTTCATCCCCGACTCATTGCAAGAAATTACCCCTCTCACATCTGAGCCACATGCTTTTAATTTGGGATCTGGGAGTCCATTAGATTTTACTTGCAATGAAGAAACCACCCAAGACACAGTTTCCCTAAACAAAGAAATGTTCAGTAATTTACCTGAGTTTATGGAAGAAGTTCCTCTTTGCACATCAGGCCCACATGCATCTGATTTGTCATCTGTGACTCCATCAGATGGTTCTGTTAGCAAAGAAATAGCCAATACCATAACTGAATCACATCCTTCTAGAACTCCTGCCCGTGAACTGGTTCCTCACACACATGAAAATTCTGTTTTGGATCACTCAGTATGCGCGAATACCACCTATATTGGTCCGACTTCTGTTAATGATGCTGTGTCAACACCAATTGAAACCAATGTATCATCTTTTGGTTCTAATAGCACTACTTTGCCAGATGAGGAAGCAGGTAAGATCAGCTCCAATATCTGCAAATATGAAGAGACACGGAAAGAGTCTTTGGCTGATCACTCAGTTAGATTCTGGACCAATGGTGGATTATTAGGACTTGAGCCATCGAAACCTCCTGATTTTAACAAGTCAAATTCTACAAGTCAAGGGCCTTTGAGCACAAAAGGTGAACCAGATGGTGCTTCAGGTCACAATGCAATGCAAAAGAGCGATGTTTATAAAGAGGAACAGGAATCAACGTTAGCAGAGGTTGCAGAAAAGATTCTAAAGGGGCCAACTTCTAGATTCATAACATCAGGCCATGTTGATGACCAAGCTTGTACCTCTGAAAAAACAAATGTCAATTCTCTGCAGAGCAATGGGTTTGGTCAGACCGAAAGGAACGGGTCAGGGGAAATCAGAGCAATTGCTCCTGGAAGTGGTCTCCCAGCGGCCCCTGATACAAAGGACAGCACTGAACCCGACCAAGGAAATGGTGAAAACTCATCACGAGTGTTTGGACTTAGTCGTAGATTACTAATAAATAGTTTTCAACGGAAAGTTTCATTTGATGAAAAATCTGAACATTATAATTCTCTGAAACAAGTTTTATTGGAACAGAGTGGACAAAATGGTATTGTGGAACAGTCATTTCCTGAGACAAACACTTTCAAAGAGAAAGCTGGTTCTGTATATCCTATGAAGTTACTTCCTCCTTCACCTCCACTTGAACATATGAAAATATCTTTCCATCCTATCATTGGACTAGAGACCTCCAAACTAAAACTTAAATTTCCTGATGGCAGTAATCGTCATGAAAGCGTAAACGATATATTTCCTTCTTTCCAGTTGGTCCCTGAATCTTCCATTCCTCTGGATGGCTCAGTTTCTCACTCTGACGACGACGACACTTTCTGTAGATCATCTCCGTATATATCCGATGATTGTCGAAGCCCTCGCTCTGACTATAACTCTGATCAGTGGGAATCTGATGAAACTCCTGGAAGCAGTGACCATGAGGTACATGATTCTCCTCGCAGAAAGTCATCAACCAAGTCTGTGTCCAATGATGATACCAATGTTAAAAGTGGGAACGGTACATGTACTGCTAATGGCGTGGAACATTCTTTATCCAGGCCTTTACTTGATTTTCCGAGTTATGATAATGTTAATCCTGCACTTGAGAAAGAAAGTAAAAAGCATTCCAAATTCAATAATGCTGTTATGCTACATGGGCATGCAGAGCCTACagcacctccaccaccacctccacttCCTCCAAACCAATGGTGGGTCTCAAAACCACAGTTGGATATGACAAATGAGACACTGCATTTTATATCTGAAGATGTTGAACTTGTTAATGATCACAGTCTTCCAGATTCCACTGTCTTCCAGCAACCTAGGTTCACCAAGCTTGAGCAAATACAAATTAATCACGATGATCATGAGTCTTATGAGAACATTATATATAAGTTGAAGAACAAG CCGGATCAGAAAGAAACAAACCAGTTGAGAATGGGAAAGGAGACAGATGAAAGAGAAGATTTCCTATATCAAATCAGGACAAAA GCCTTCAACCTGAGGCCCACAGTAACAGGAAAGTCAAATGATGCAACTGGTCCCACTGCCAACGTCAAAGTTACAGCAATATTAGAGAAGGCAAATGCAATTCGTCAG GTCGTTGCAAGTGATGATGGTGAAGATGATGATAACTGGAGTGATACatga
- the LOC114176704 gene encoding protein SCAR1 isoform X5, with product MPLVRLQVRNEFSLGQPELYREASREDPKAVLDGVAVAGLVGILRQLGDLADFAAEVFHGLQEQVLTTASRSHRLMVRVQNIEASLPALEKAVLAQTSHIHLAYTAGCEWHQRIKPAQNHFIYNDLPHFIMDSYEECREPPRVHLLDKFDTGGPGSCFRRYSDPTFFKRISADSDESYTEKTEKARKSHKSKKKRSRRNGEILRGEQRLSSSGRMQSVSSAINGRTSFSQTASTIDMRTKSDLEHYSNSFDSKSGAGYIECVFHPSDSVRSDEPDYKEPSSSRLTQKTDTLPSVSSHIEDRISHDLLEKRVASSTSGVTWDEKEEIVESKSQACDRDKTPERHVEKHDSDMNVNEDVTMTNIDHNHILFNEESNPKLVSNRVQTGDIDSEPDNYEDALNTIESESENDIDYITKREVQQFTSNDTHGNTEAPPNLLDNNLSDVISQTEYTAPINEETAKDLAEPLKDNHVLDLVSKPNASNLVSVSPSDSENLTRDATSVNREAFRDLPESLQDTPSLTSEPHASNLGPVSPSDVSDSEEMTRDPVSFNKETFGNLPDSLQEILPLTSKSNASDLGPGSPSDVLYSEEIARDTVSFNKETFIPDSLQEITPLTSEPHAFNLGSGSPLDFTCNEETTQDTVSLNKEMFSNLPEFMEEVPLCTSGPHASDLSSVTPSDGSVSKEIANTITESHPSRTPARELVPHTHENSVLDHSVCANTTYIGPTSVNDAVSTPIETNVSSFGSNSTTLPDEEAGKISSNICKYEETRKESLADHSVRFWTNGGLLGLEPSKPPDFNKSNSTSQGPLSTKGEPDGASGHNAMQKSDVYKEEQESTLAEVAEKILKGPTSRFITSGHVDDQACTSEKTNVNSLQSNGFGQTERNGSGEIRAIAPGSGLPAAPDTKDSTEPDQGNGENSSRVFGLSRRLLINSFQRKVSFDEKSEHYNSLKQVLLEQSGQNGIVEQSFPETNTFKEKAGSVYPMKLLPPSPPLEHMKISFHPIIGLETSKLKLKFPDGSNRHESVNDIFPSFQLVPESSIPLDGSVSHSDDDDTFCRSSPYISDDCRSPRSDYNSDQWESDETPGSSDHEVHDSPRRKSSTKSVSNDDTNVKSGNGTCTANGVEHSLSRPLLDFPSYDNVNPALEKESKKHSKFNNAVMLHGHAEPTAPPPPPPLPPNQCLPDSTVFQQPRFTKLEQIQINHDDHESYENIIYKLKNKPDQKETNQLRMGKETDEREDFLYQIRTKAFNLRPTVTGKSNDATGPTANVKVTAILEKANAIRQVVASDDGEDDDNWSDT from the exons ATGCCTCTGGTGAGGTTGCAGGTGAGGAATGAGTTCAGTTTGGGGCAGCCTGAGTTGTACAGAGAGGCCAGCAGAGAGGACCCTAAAGCTGTGTTGGATGGTGTGGCTGTGGCTGGTCTTGTTGGGATCTTGAGGCAACTCGGTGATCTTGCTGA tTTTGCGGCAGAGGTTTTTCATGGTCTGCAGGAGCAAGTATTGACAACAGCTTCCAGGAGTCATAGATTGATGGTTCGTGTTCAAAACATTGAAGCTTCACTACCTGCCTTGGAGAAGGCTGTTTTGGCACAAACAAGTCACATACATCTAGCTTACACTGCTG GTTGTGAATGGCATCAACGCATAAAACCTGCTCAAAATCATTTCATTTACAATGACTTGCCTCACTTTATTATGGATTCATATGAAGAATGTCGTGAACCTCCACGTGTACACTTGCTTGATAA ATTCGATACTGGTGGCCCAGGATCTTGTTTCAGGAGATACTCGGATCCAACCTTCTTTAAAAGAATATCCGCTGATTCAGATGAATCTTACACTGAGAAGACTGAGAAAGCAAGGAAATCTCATAAAAGCAAG AAGAAAAGGTCGCGAAGGAATGGAGAAATTTTGAGGGGTGAACAAAGGCTTAGCAGCAGtggcag AATGCAATCTGTTTCTTCTGCTATCAATGGGCGGACTTCTTTCTCCCAGACAGCCTCCACCATAGATATGAGAACGAAGTCAGATCTAGAACACTATTCAAATTCGTTTGATTCAAAGTCTGGTGCTGGCTACATTGAATGTGTTTTCCATCCGAGTGATTCTGTGCGATCTGATGAGCCAGATTATAAAGAACCATCCTCTAGTAGGCTGACACAGAAAACTGATACTCTTCCATCGGTATCTTCTCATATAGAGGATAGGATTTCACATGATTTGTTGGAAAAACGAGTTGCCTCTAGTACATCTGGTGTTACTTGGGATGAAAAGGAAGAGATAGTGGAATCTAAAAGTCAAGCTTGTGATAGAGATAAAACTCCAGAGCGGCATGTGGAAAAACATGACTCAGATATGAATGTGAATGAGGATGTTACCATGACAAATATTGACCACAATCATATCCTATTTAATGAAGAAAGCAACCCGAAACTAGTCTCCAACAGGGTTCAAACTGGTGATATTGACAGTGAACCTGATAATTACGAGGATGCTCTCAACACTATTGAATCAGAGTCTGAAAACGATATTGATTATATAACAAAACGAGAGGTTCAACAATTCACTTCAAATGACACTCACGGAAACACTGAAGCTCCTCCTAATTTACTGGACAATAATTTATCTGATGTCATTTCCCAGACTGAATATACTGCTCCCATAAATGAAGAAACAGCCAAGGATTTAGCGGAACCACTTAAAGATAATCATGTTCTCGATCTTGTATCAAAGCCAAATGCATCTAATTTGGTATCTGTAAGTCCATCAGACAGCGAAAACTTAACAAGAGACGCCACATCTGTCAACAGAGAAGCTTTCAGGGATTTGCCCGAGTCACTGCAAGATACTCCTTCTCTTACATCAGAGCCGCATGCATCTAATTTAGGACCTGTTAGTCCATCAGATGTTTCCGATAGTGAAGAAATGACCAGAGATCCAGTTTCCTTCAACAAAGAAACCTTTGGTAACTTGCCTGATTCATTACAAGAAATCCTTCCTCTCACATCAAAATCAAATGCATCTGATTTGGGACCGGGGAGTCCATCAGATGTTCTTTATAGTGAAGAAATTGCCAGAGACACTGTTTCCTTCAACAAAGAAACGTTCATCCCCGACTCATTGCAAGAAATTACCCCTCTCACATCTGAGCCACATGCTTTTAATTTGGGATCTGGGAGTCCATTAGATTTTACTTGCAATGAAGAAACCACCCAAGACACAGTTTCCCTAAACAAAGAAATGTTCAGTAATTTACCTGAGTTTATGGAAGAAGTTCCTCTTTGCACATCAGGCCCACATGCATCTGATTTGTCATCTGTGACTCCATCAGATGGTTCTGTTAGCAAAGAAATAGCCAATACCATAACTGAATCACATCCTTCTAGAACTCCTGCCCGTGAACTGGTTCCTCACACACATGAAAATTCTGTTTTGGATCACTCAGTATGCGCGAATACCACCTATATTGGTCCGACTTCTGTTAATGATGCTGTGTCAACACCAATTGAAACCAATGTATCATCTTTTGGTTCTAATAGCACTACTTTGCCAGATGAGGAAGCAGGTAAGATCAGCTCCAATATCTGCAAATATGAAGAGACACGGAAAGAGTCTTTGGCTGATCACTCAGTTAGATTCTGGACCAATGGTGGATTATTAGGACTTGAGCCATCGAAACCTCCTGATTTTAACAAGTCAAATTCTACAAGTCAAGGGCCTTTGAGCACAAAAGGTGAACCAGATGGTGCTTCAGGTCACAATGCAATGCAAAAGAGCGATGTTTATAAAGAGGAACAGGAATCAACGTTAGCAGAGGTTGCAGAAAAGATTCTAAAGGGGCCAACTTCTAGATTCATAACATCAGGCCATGTTGATGACCAAGCTTGTACCTCTGAAAAAACAAATGTCAATTCTCTGCAGAGCAATGGGTTTGGTCAGACCGAAAGGAACGGGTCAGGGGAAATCAGAGCAATTGCTCCTGGAAGTGGTCTCCCAGCGGCCCCTGATACAAAGGACAGCACTGAACCCGACCAAGGAAATGGTGAAAACTCATCACGAGTGTTTGGACTTAGTCGTAGATTACTAATAAATAGTTTTCAACGGAAAGTTTCATTTGATGAAAAATCTGAACATTATAATTCTCTGAAACAAGTTTTATTGGAACAGAGTGGACAAAATGGTATTGTGGAACAGTCATTTCCTGAGACAAACACTTTCAAAGAGAAAGCTGGTTCTGTATATCCTATGAAGTTACTTCCTCCTTCACCTCCACTTGAACATATGAAAATATCTTTCCATCCTATCATTGGACTAGAGACCTCCAAACTAAAACTTAAATTTCCTGATGGCAGTAATCGTCATGAAAGCGTAAACGATATATTTCCTTCTTTCCAGTTGGTCCCTGAATCTTCCATTCCTCTGGATGGCTCAGTTTCTCACTCTGACGACGACGACACTTTCTGTAGATCATCTCCGTATATATCCGATGATTGTCGAAGCCCTCGCTCTGACTATAACTCTGATCAGTGGGAATCTGATGAAACTCCTGGAAGCAGTGACCATGAGGTACATGATTCTCCTCGCAGAAAGTCATCAACCAAGTCTGTGTCCAATGATGATACCAATGTTAAAAGTGGGAACGGTACATGTACTGCTAATGGCGTGGAACATTCTTTATCCAGGCCTTTACTTGATTTTCCGAGTTATGATAATGTTAATCCTGCACTTGAGAAAGAAAGTAAAAAGCATTCCAAATTCAATAATGCTGTTATGCTACATGGGCATGCAGAGCCTACagcacctccaccaccacctccacttCCTCCAAACCAATG TCTTCCAGATTCCACTGTCTTCCAGCAACCTAGGTTCACCAAGCTTGAGCAAATACAAATTAATCACGATGATCATGAGTCTTATGAGAACATTATATATAAGTTGAAGAACAAG CCGGATCAGAAAGAAACAAACCAGTTGAGAATGGGAAAGGAGACAGATGAAAGAGAAGATTTCCTATATCAAATCAGGACAAAA GCCTTCAACCTGAGGCCCACAGTAACAGGAAAGTCAAATGATGCAACTGGTCCCACTGCCAACGTCAAAGTTACAGCAATATTAGAGAAGGCAAATGCAATTCGTCAG GTCGTTGCAAGTGATGATGGTGAAGATGATGATAACTGGAGTGATACatga